A genome region from Anolis carolinensis isolate JA03-04 chromosome 6, rAnoCar3.1.pri, whole genome shotgun sequence includes the following:
- the LOC100555225 gene encoding cytochrome P450 2C19 has product MDVLGTTAIFLVVFLVLLVSWRKVEARRRNWPPGPTPLPIIGNLLQLKGFNISKHLKKLSATYGPIFTVFFGSDQMVVVFGYDLVKKVLVEKGDEFLNRGSLPSAEKASRGLGVLMSNGERWVQLRRFSLMTLRNFGMGKKSIEERIQEEAQHLVKALRETKGQPLTSSSIFNCATGNVISHILLGDRFDYQDKEYLRIINILTYGFRMESSLVGQLYNMFHWIIDYFPGPHLKILEEAFSIQGFINQKIEEHVKTFDATDVPRDFIEAFLLKMEQEKNNPKTEFTTENLTMTINDLFVAGMETTSTTLRFILMLLLEHPAVAAKVHEEIDQVIGGERMPTMADRSRMPYTEATLHEAQRFLDLIPLGLARRARRDVELEGFVIPKGATVLPMLTSLLNDAKQFKNPHRFDPEHFLDEKGNFKKNGADVPFSAGKRNCLGEGLARMELFLFVTTILQNFRLKFPPGVTKIDLTPDVSGFLNIPRQVPFCFSPR; this is encoded by the exons ATGGATGTTTTGGGGACCACGGCCATCTTCTTGGTGGTCTTCCTGGTCCTTCTGGTGTCCTGGAGGAAAGTGGAGGCCCGGAGGAGGAACTGGCCACCGGGACCAACCCCTCTTCCCATCATTGGAAACCTCCTCCAGCTGAAGGGCTTCAACatttcaaaacatctgaagaag CTGAGCGCAACATACGGCCCCATCTTCACAGTGTTTTTCGGCTCAGATCAGATGGTGGTCGTCTTTGGATACGACTTGGTGAAGAAAGTTCTTGTGGAAAAGGGCGATGAGTTCCTCAACCGGGGAAGTTTGCCATCGGCAGAAAAGGCCAGCCGAGGACTTG GTGTGTTAATGTCCAACGGTGAGCGATGGGTCCAGCTTCGCCGCTTCTCACTCATGACCTTGAGGAACTTTGGGATGGGGAAGAAAAGCATTGAGGAACGGATCCAGGAGGAGGCCCAGCATTTGGTGAAGGCTCTCAGGGAGACCAAGG GCCAACCCTTGACCTCATCCAGCATTTTCAACTGCGCCACTGGGAACGTGATCAGCCACATCCTCTTGGGTGACCGGTTTGACTACCAGGATAAGGAGTACCTCCGAATCATCAATATCCTCACCTATGGCTTCCGAATGGAAAGCAGTTTAGTAGGACAg CTCTATAACATGTTCCACTGGATCATTGACTACTTCCCCGGCCCTCATCTAAAAATATTGGAAGAGGCCTTCAGCATCCAGGGCTTCATCAACCAGAAGATCGAGGAACACGTCAAAACCTTTGATGCTACGGATGTGCCTCGGGACTTCATAGAGGCCTTCCTCCTCAAAATGGAGCAG GAGAAGAATAATCCCAAGACTGAATTTACTACAGAGAATCTGACGATGACCATTAACGACCTGTTTGTTGCTGGGATGGAGACCACCAGCACCACCCTGAGGTTCATCCTGATGCTCCTGCTGGAACACCCGGCGGTGGCAG CGAAGGTCCATGAGGAAATAGACCAAGTGATTGGTGGGGAGCGGATGCCCACCATGGCGGACCGCTCCAGGATGCCCTACACGGAAGCCACCCTCCACGAAGCCCAGCGGTTTCTCGATCTCATTCCCTTAGGACTGGCCCGCAGGGCAAGAAGGGACGTGGAACTGGAAGGATTTGTCATCCCAAAG GGTGCGACTGTCCTTCCCATGCTGACCTCTCTCTTGAACGATGCCAAGCAGTTTAAAAACCCACACCGTTTTGACCCGGAACATTTCCTGGATGAGAAAGGGAATTTTAAGAAGAACGGAGCTGACGTGCCTTTCTCTGCAG GCAAAAGGAACTGTCTTGGCGAAGGACTGGCCCGGATGGAGCTCTTCCTCTTTGTCACGACCATCCTGCAGAATTTCCGCCTGAAGTTCCCTCCGGGGGTCACCAAGATCGACCTCACCCCGGACGTCAGTGGCTTCCTGAATATCCCGCGCCAGGTGCCCTTCTGCTTCTCCCCACGTTGA